A region from the Algoriphagus machipongonensis genome encodes:
- a CDS encoding phosphatidylinositol-specific phospholipase C1-like protein, which produces MKPLFQLILFFACTHISLNLSAQDLSINQTQVIGSHNSYKSEMSPSLLEYLSKVNPTASQSLEYAHIPFEAQLDLGLRNLELDVFHDPEGGRYSNPKGLEIIKSSGEDIPDYDPGDALSKPGLKLFHVQDLDFQSHYLLFANALKALKNWSENNPDHTPIYVLINAKDGNIPGTRPVLPFTAAALDSIDLEIRTHLGMDHLITPDLVKGEFEDLESAVLAGNWPKLDDVRGKFLFVLDESEEKIDRYLSAKPELKDAVLFVNKKEGNPTAGFRIINNAVKDEAYIRELVKKGYMVRTRADSDTKEARSNDYNTFEKAKASGAQVISTDYYLPSTFFKSDYKVNFEGNTFERPNPILVKN; this is translated from the coding sequence ATGAAACCCCTATTCCAGTTAATCCTATTTTTTGCTTGTACCCATATTTCATTGAATCTAAGTGCGCAAGACCTTTCCATAAATCAGACTCAAGTAATCGGTAGCCATAACAGCTACAAAAGTGAAATGTCCCCCTCCTTATTAGAATATTTATCCAAGGTAAACCCAACCGCTTCCCAAAGCCTAGAATATGCTCATATCCCCTTTGAAGCCCAATTGGATTTAGGTTTAAGAAACTTGGAATTAGATGTTTTTCATGATCCTGAAGGAGGAAGATATTCAAATCCGAAAGGGTTAGAAATAATCAAATCCAGTGGTGAAGATATCCCAGATTATGATCCAGGCGATGCACTTTCTAAACCTGGACTAAAGCTTTTTCACGTCCAAGACCTTGACTTCCAGTCTCACTACCTGCTCTTTGCTAATGCCTTGAAAGCTTTGAAAAACTGGAGTGAAAACAACCCTGATCACACTCCTATTTATGTTTTGATCAATGCCAAGGATGGAAATATTCCAGGTACCCGCCCTGTACTTCCTTTCACAGCTGCTGCTTTAGACAGCATTGACTTGGAAATCAGAACACATTTGGGAATGGATCATTTGATTACTCCTGACTTGGTTAAAGGAGAATTTGAGGATTTGGAATCTGCCGTTTTAGCTGGCAACTGGCCGAAGCTTGATGATGTGAGAGGAAAATTCCTTTTTGTCTTGGATGAAAGTGAGGAGAAAATTGATCGATATCTAAGCGCTAAGCCTGAATTAAAAGATGCTGTGCTTTTTGTCAATAAAAAAGAAGGGAATCCTACTGCTGGATTTAGAATCATCAACAATGCTGTGAAGGATGAGGCTTACATCAGAGAGCTAGTCAAAAAAGGCTATATGGTCCGAACACGAGCAGATTCTGATACAAAAGAGGCTAGGTCGAATGACTATAATACCTTCGAGAAAGCCAAAGCATCTGGAGCACAAGTAATCTCAACCGACTATTATCTGCCATCTACCTTCTTCAAATCGGATTACAAAGTTAATTTCGAAGGAAATACTTTCGAAAGGCCAAACCCTATTTTGGTCAAAAACTAG